The following proteins come from a genomic window of Herpetosiphon gulosus:
- a CDS encoding cytochrome bc complex cytochrome b subunit, whose amino-acid sequence MAVSPESKRKGFGGWLTEVSRSFFPSMGAREWRETLRGEPAPRPNPRMRVHSNSFWYHIRPRSLSEEATAWYYTMGLGWMSFFFFVLEAITGLVLMIYYSPSPNEAYATMTQIMNDVPLGGLMRNVHRLGAHFMVAVVILHMLRTYFTASYKAPRQFIWFTGMILLFMTLLLSFSGYLLPWDQLAFWAVTIGSSMADAAPGVGPAIGRLLRGGAEIGAGALLRFYLLHIFMLPMLTIIFISIHYYAVRKQEISPIHELFENKKPTKRKIPFLPDQVFFELAVIVVLTFAFIFINNFFWDAKLENHANALETPQHTQAPWYFFWLQGMLKLGDKIVWGLGIAGIIFGALFLLPYIDRNPSRRFKDRKFAVAGGIVSLIVFIVVSYGGLPAFGIQKVGSNELAVSYVPVEGEGRVMEVPFDQVPQEKFVYKVYYDAAVGDFKEGEFGVAEGPLPEALSPVFKEMLLELKHDVQKWAEYDVLFVRPTVTLTIEPWLYQQKTDAAEFSTAVDGLLQKRVTLDMEWTTAGYDAEGNLVETPEKSRYTQYKFLNRNGVVHVGDTEPRN is encoded by the coding sequence ATGGCTGTATCGCCTGAAAGCAAGCGCAAGGGCTTCGGTGGCTGGCTAACCGAGGTTAGCCGCTCGTTCTTCCCTTCAATGGGGGCACGAGAGTGGCGCGAAACGCTCCGTGGTGAGCCAGCACCACGCCCAAACCCACGGATGCGGGTGCACTCAAATAGTTTTTGGTATCACATTCGCCCACGTTCGTTATCTGAAGAAGCCACCGCATGGTACTACACCATGGGGCTTGGCTGGATGTCGTTTTTCTTCTTTGTGCTTGAGGCGATTACTGGTCTCGTTTTGATGATCTATTACTCGCCATCGCCCAACGAAGCTTACGCCACCATGACCCAGATTATGAACGATGTGCCGCTCGGCGGCCTGATGCGGAATGTTCACCGCTTAGGGGCGCACTTTATGGTTGCAGTGGTGATTTTACACATGCTGCGAACCTACTTTACGGCCTCGTATAAAGCTCCGCGCCAGTTTATCTGGTTTACGGGGATGATCCTGCTCTTTATGACGCTATTGTTGTCGTTCTCTGGCTATCTCTTGCCATGGGACCAATTGGCGTTCTGGGCGGTGACGATTGGTTCGTCGATGGCCGATGCTGCACCTGGAGTCGGGCCGGCAATTGGCCGCTTGCTCCGTGGTGGCGCTGAAATTGGCGCGGGCGCACTCTTGCGCTTCTACTTGCTTCACATCTTTATGTTGCCAATGCTGACGATTATTTTCATCAGTATTCACTATTATGCAGTGCGCAAGCAAGAAATCTCGCCAATTCACGAATTGTTTGAAAATAAAAAACCAACCAAGCGCAAAATCCCCTTCTTGCCTGATCAAGTGTTCTTTGAGTTGGCAGTGATTGTGGTGTTGACCTTTGCCTTTATCTTTATCAACAACTTCTTCTGGGATGCCAAGCTGGAAAATCACGCCAACGCTTTGGAAACCCCGCAACACACCCAAGCACCATGGTACTTCTTCTGGTTGCAAGGGATGTTGAAGCTTGGTGATAAGATCGTTTGGGGTTTGGGCATCGCTGGGATCATTTTCGGCGCATTGTTCCTCTTGCCATACATCGACCGCAACCCTTCACGCCGCTTCAAAGATCGCAAATTTGCGGTTGCTGGCGGAATCGTTTCGTTGATCGTCTTTATTGTGGTTTCGTATGGTGGTTTGCCCGCCTTCGGGATTCAAAAAGTTGGTTCGAACGAATTGGCCGTGTCATATGTGCCAGTTGAAGGCGAAGGTCGCGTGATGGAAGTGCCATTCGACCAAGTGCCTCAAGAAAAATTTGTCTATAAAGTCTATTACGATGCAGCAGTTGGTGACTTCAAAGAAGGTGAGTTTGGGGTAGCCGAAGGGCCATTGCCAGAAGCACTCTCGCCTGTCTTCAAAGAAATGTTGCTCGAACTCAAGCACGATGTGCAAAAATGGGCTGAATATGACGTGTTGTTTGTTCGCCCAACGGTAACCTTGACGATTGAGCCATGGCTCTATCAACAAAAAACCGATGCTGCCGAATTTTCAACAGCAGTCGATGGGCTTCTGCAAAAACGTGTAACCTTGGATATGGAATGGACGACGGCGGGCTATGATGCCGAAGGTAATTTGGTAGAAACCCCTGAAAAGAGCCGTTATACCCAATATAAGTTCCTGAACCGCAATGGGGTTGTTCACGTTGGCGATACAGAACCACGAAACTAA
- a CDS encoding M14 family metallopeptidase: MPEIDYTRYYRFAELVEALEGFAAEYPDLISLQSIGKSYEGRDLWLATVTNAATGGPREKPGFWVDANIHASEVTGAMAGLHLIDTLLKGYDNDPECTRLLDRTTFYILPRFNPDGAERALTTPYVVRSSVRPYPYAERIDGLYQEDINADGIILQMRLVDPNGDWRVSEHDPRVMVKRKPHEIGGTYYRILPEGLIQNYDGVNIKLSRAVEGLDINRNFPVDWRPEAEQYGAGPYPTSEPEIRAVVQFIVDHPEIHSGLTYHTYSGVLLRPYGDRADDQMNLHDLDVFKALGKHGTELTGWPSVSVYHDFRYHPKDVITGVFDDWVYDHLGMFAWTVEFWDLVGSAGIKDRKFIEWFKEHPEEDDLKIMQWVDQHGEGLCFYDWTAFEHPQLGPVEIGGWHPMYAFRNPPPAKLLETIAPVTQFALAHAAIAPFTTISSFELESLGDNVYRLQAVVQNEGYLPSYGSQKGRERKATLPLEALLNLPEGASLKLGQAKTTIGDLEGRSGRVSFFGFSNGSTTDRTKVEWVVHVPNPGVIELTIQGGRGGIARAKLEI; the protein is encoded by the coding sequence ATGCCAGAGATTGATTACACGCGCTATTATCGTTTCGCTGAGTTGGTGGAAGCGCTAGAAGGCTTTGCCGCCGAATATCCCGATTTGATCAGTTTGCAATCGATCGGTAAAAGTTATGAAGGCCGTGATTTGTGGTTAGCGACGGTTACCAATGCTGCAACTGGTGGGCCACGCGAAAAGCCCGGCTTTTGGGTTGATGCCAATATTCATGCCAGCGAAGTAACTGGCGCAATGGCTGGCTTGCATTTGATCGATACGCTGCTCAAGGGTTATGACAACGATCCTGAATGCACCCGTTTGCTTGATCGCACAACCTTCTACATTTTGCCACGCTTCAACCCCGATGGCGCTGAACGGGCCTTAACCACGCCCTATGTGGTGCGGTCGAGCGTGCGGCCTTATCCCTATGCTGAACGCATTGATGGCTTGTATCAAGAAGATATCAACGCCGATGGGATTATTTTGCAGATGCGCTTGGTCGATCCCAACGGCGATTGGCGGGTTTCCGAGCATGATCCACGGGTGATGGTCAAACGCAAGCCCCATGAAATTGGCGGCACCTACTATCGAATTTTGCCCGAAGGCTTGATTCAAAATTACGATGGGGTCAATATCAAGCTGAGCCGCGCCGTCGAAGGCTTAGATATCAACCGCAACTTTCCGGTCGATTGGCGGCCCGAAGCCGAACAATATGGTGCTGGCCCCTACCCAACCTCTGAGCCAGAAATCCGTGCTGTGGTGCAATTTATCGTCGATCACCCCGAAATTCATAGTGGCCTGACCTATCACACCTATTCGGGCGTGCTGCTACGACCATATGGCGACCGCGCCGATGATCAGATGAATTTGCATGATCTCGATGTGTTTAAGGCTTTGGGTAAGCATGGAACCGAGTTAACTGGCTGGCCCAGCGTTTCGGTCTACCACGATTTCCGTTACCACCCCAAAGATGTGATTACTGGGGTGTTTGATGATTGGGTCTACGATCACTTGGGCATGTTCGCTTGGACAGTCGAATTTTGGGATTTAGTTGGTTCAGCGGGAATTAAAGATCGCAAATTTATCGAGTGGTTCAAAGAACATCCCGAAGAAGATGATCTTAAAATTATGCAATGGGTCGATCAGCATGGCGAAGGTTTGTGCTTCTACGATTGGACAGCCTTCGAACATCCTCAGCTTGGCCCAGTTGAAATTGGCGGCTGGCATCCCATGTACGCCTTCCGTAACCCGCCGCCAGCCAAATTGCTCGAAACAATTGCGCCTGTGACCCAATTTGCCCTAGCCCATGCCGCGATTGCCCCATTCACCACAATTAGCAGCTTTGAACTTGAAAGCTTGGGCGATAATGTTTATCGGCTGCAAGCAGTGGTGCAGAATGAGGGTTATTTGCCAAGCTATGGCTCGCAAAAAGGCCGCGAACGTAAAGCTACCTTGCCACTCGAAGCCTTGCTCAACTTGCCTGAAGGTGCAAGCCTCAAGCTTGGTCAAGCCAAAACGACGATTGGCGATCTTGAAGGTCGTTCAGGGCGAGTTTCGTTCTTTGGCTTTAGCAATGGCTCAACCACTGATCGTACCAAAGTTGAGTGGGTGGTGCATGTGCCGAATCCTGGTGTGATTGAATTGACCATCCAAGGTGGCCGCGGTGGGATTGCCCGCGCCAAACTAGAAATCTAA
- the purF gene encoding amidophosphoribosyltransferase — protein sequence MFSDSPHEECGVFGIYAPSEDVARITFFSLYALQHRGQESAGIAVSDGKTINTHKEMGLVSQIFDERSLRHLKGHIAIGHTRYSTTGSSQVINAQPFTMHTLLGPLAVGHNGNLTNAASLRRQLMERGVGLMTSSDSEVATMLLAGLEGNTWSQRIDAFTNCVEGAYCLTVLTRDALYAVRDPWGLRPLCLGRFGDAGWVVASESCAFDTIGAEFIREIDPGEVVQIDRDGPRTIAKHPAQQQAFCLFEYIYFSRPDSYLQGQLIHEVRMRLGHELAREAPADADLVIGVPDSALPAALGFSQASGVPYGDGLIKNRYIGRTFIQPDQRLRQQGVALKLNPLPNVLNGKRVILIDDTIVRGTTSGPIIKLLRKAGATEVHMRVSAPPIRHPCFMGVDMATQPELIAFNKTEAEICETIGADSLAYLSMEGLLRATRRDPNGFCGACFSGKYPFPIHEAGKEIFELTSV from the coding sequence ATGTTCAGTGATTCGCCCCACGAGGAATGCGGCGTTTTTGGGATTTACGCTCCCAGCGAAGATGTAGCACGCATCACATTTTTCAGTTTATACGCTTTGCAGCACCGTGGTCAGGAAAGCGCAGGGATTGCGGTTTCCGATGGCAAGACCATCAATACTCACAAAGAAATGGGCTTGGTATCGCAGATTTTCGATGAGCGTTCGTTGCGCCATCTCAAAGGTCATATTGCGATTGGCCATACCCGCTATTCAACCACTGGTTCATCACAAGTAATCAATGCCCAACCATTTACAATGCACACGTTGCTTGGCCCACTGGCAGTTGGCCACAACGGCAACCTGACCAATGCTGCCTCGCTGCGCCGTCAATTGATGGAACGTGGTGTCGGTTTAATGACATCTTCTGATAGTGAAGTAGCAACGATGCTGCTCGCTGGCCTTGAGGGGAATACTTGGTCACAGCGCATCGATGCCTTTACCAATTGTGTCGAAGGTGCTTATTGTCTGACAGTCTTGACCCGCGATGCGCTCTACGCCGTGCGCGACCCTTGGGGTTTGCGGCCATTATGCCTTGGGCGTTTTGGCGATGCCGGCTGGGTCGTGGCCTCGGAATCATGCGCCTTTGATACAATTGGCGCTGAATTTATCCGCGAGATTGATCCTGGCGAGGTGGTGCAGATCGATCGTGATGGCCCACGCACGATTGCCAAACACCCTGCGCAGCAACAAGCCTTTTGTTTATTTGAATATATTTACTTCTCGCGCCCCGATAGCTATCTGCAAGGTCAATTAATCCATGAAGTGCGCATGCGCTTAGGCCATGAGTTGGCGCGTGAAGCTCCAGCTGATGCCGATTTAGTAATCGGTGTGCCCGATTCGGCCTTGCCAGCAGCCTTGGGCTTTTCGCAGGCTAGCGGTGTTCCCTATGGCGATGGCTTGATCAAAAATCGTTATATTGGCCGCACCTTTATTCAGCCCGATCAACGTTTGCGTCAGCAAGGCGTTGCGCTCAAGCTCAATCCATTGCCAAATGTGCTCAATGGCAAGCGGGTGATTTTAATTGATGACACGATTGTACGCGGCACAACCAGCGGACCAATTATCAAGCTTTTGCGCAAAGCAGGGGCTACCGAAGTGCATATGCGGGTGTCTGCACCACCAATTCGTCACCCATGTTTTATGGGCGTTGATATGGCTACTCAGCCCGAACTAATTGCCTTCAACAAAACTGAGGCCGAGATTTGCGAAACGATCGGGGCTGATTCGTTGGCGTACCTTTCGATGGAAGGGCTACTGCGAGCAACCCGCCGCGATCCTAATGGCTTCTGTGGGGCATGTTTCAGTGGCAAGTATCCATTTCCAATTCACGAAGCTGGCAAGGAAATTTTCGAGTTAACCAGCGTCTAG
- a CDS encoding RusA family crossover junction endodeoxyribonuclease has protein sequence MVVQFSLPLPPSINSQYVSVGNRRVLSREAQVFKRQVKRHLAMLQQRDTISEQFLALAHQGYIALFLDFYFETPLRRDLDGGLKITQDSICTSLGINDNRVVDIHLVKRIDPLHPRLEVELEALSDWQFEHDRQVLIK, from the coding sequence GTGGTTGTTCAATTTAGTTTGCCATTACCACCATCAATCAACAGCCAATATGTGTCAGTTGGCAATCGCCGTGTGCTCAGTCGCGAAGCTCAAGTCTTCAAACGTCAAGTCAAACGCCATCTGGCTATGTTGCAACAACGCGATACGATCTCCGAGCAATTCCTCGCGCTAGCCCATCAAGGCTATATTGCGCTGTTCCTCGATTTTTATTTTGAAACGCCGCTGCGTCGCGATCTTGATGGCGGCCTCAAAATTACCCAAGATAGTATTTGTACCAGCCTTGGGATCAATGACAATCGGGTTGTTGATATTCATTTGGTCAAACGGATTGACCCGTTGCATCCGCGCTTAGAAGTTGAGTTAGAAGCGCTCAGCGATTGGCAATTTGAACATGATCGCCAAGTATTAATTAAATAA
- the infC gene encoding translation initiation factor IF-3 has protein sequence MASQHPNADEVAFRALLCFDVLFWKEPPIRDKLRINNRIRVREVRLIDENGTQVGIITTRDALDMAHDRDLDLVEVAPNASPPVCRLMDYGKYRYEQTKKEREARKNQKQVELKEIRMQPRTDTHDLQVKVNNARRFLEEGHKVKFSVRFRGREITHPEIGREMLEQIAEDLRDHGVLEQKPTLEGRAYSLIMAPSPSKTQPAKRSDKPAPPLSSLGDIDFDAEDENQQAG, from the coding sequence TTGGCAAGCCAACACCCTAACGCTGATGAGGTCGCGTTTAGGGCTTTGTTGTGTTTTGATGTCCTTTTTTGGAAGGAGCCTCCTATCAGAGACAAGCTACGAATCAATAATCGGATTCGCGTGCGTGAAGTGCGTCTGATCGACGAAAACGGGACCCAAGTTGGGATCATCACCACCCGTGATGCGCTCGACATGGCACATGACCGCGATCTCGACTTAGTTGAGGTTGCCCCGAATGCTAGCCCGCCGGTTTGCCGCCTTATGGATTACGGCAAGTACCGCTACGAGCAAACCAAGAAAGAACGCGAAGCCCGCAAGAATCAAAAACAGGTCGAACTGAAAGAGATTCGCATGCAGCCGCGCACCGACACCCATGACTTGCAGGTAAAGGTGAACAATGCTCGCCGTTTCCTCGAAGAAGGGCACAAAGTGAAGTTCTCGGTACGTTTCCGTGGGCGCGAAATCACTCACCCTGAAATTGGCCGCGAAATGCTTGAGCAAATTGCCGAGGATTTACGCGATCACGGGGTGCTTGAGCAAAAACCCACGCTCGAAGGTCGGGCCTATTCGTTGATCATGGCCCCATCACCAAGCAAAACGCAGCCTGCGAAACGTAGCGATAAACCGGCTCCACCATTATCATCATTAGGAGATATTGATTTCGATGCCGAAGATGAAAACCAACAAGCAGGCTAA
- a CDS encoding ubiquinol-cytochrome c reductase iron-sulfur subunit, producing the protein MAENPKQSGGRRIVSQAEAEAVTAKAGVSSVTRTKVGKPVGERLGLNRREFMAYATAGSLAVLTALGLGTMISPNKDDELVQALTGGGGWIPGGFAYPRIKKGQFGGKFTLARSGESYSLEEAPELNSTGKFFIVKVDKAKGETENGIVATNDNNVGVETSDGGYLIAIYQVCTHLGCLIPFQTSQNRFICPCHGSTFERNSHFVLGPAPRNLDQFPITIEDGALVVDTGKKKTGLTHG; encoded by the coding sequence ATGGCTGAAAACCCGAAACAATCTGGAGGGCGGCGGATCGTCTCGCAGGCCGAAGCAGAGGCAGTGACTGCTAAAGCAGGTGTTAGCTCTGTGACCCGTACCAAAGTTGGCAAGCCGGTTGGCGAGCGGCTAGGGCTCAATCGGCGCGAATTTATGGCTTATGCGACGGCTGGCTCATTGGCAGTGTTAACTGCGCTTGGGCTGGGCACAATGATTTCGCCCAACAAAGACGACGAATTAGTTCAAGCATTAACTGGTGGCGGCGGGTGGATTCCAGGTGGATTTGCCTACCCACGGATTAAAAAAGGCCAGTTTGGCGGTAAATTTACCCTGGCTCGTAGCGGCGAAAGCTACTCGCTCGAAGAAGCCCCAGAATTAAACTCTACTGGTAAATTTTTCATTGTTAAGGTCGATAAAGCCAAAGGTGAAACTGAAAACGGGATCGTCGCAACCAACGATAATAACGTTGGGGTCGAGACCAGTGATGGTGGCTATTTGATTGCAATCTATCAAGTATGTACCCACTTAGGCTGTTTGATTCCTTTCCAAACATCACAAAATCGCTTTATCTGCCCATGTCATGGCTCGACGTTTGAACGTAACAGTCATTTCGTGCTTGGTCCTGCGCCGCGAAACCTTGATCAGTTTCCGATTACTATCGAAGATGGCGCATTGGTTGTAGACACTGGGAAAAAGAAGACGGGTCTAACTCACGGCTAG
- a CDS encoding sortase — MVQPPTIDSTHDDLGLLQELLAAPPPVRSSLHRPAQLRSLKEERKTALQGYRFRGVLDAILVRSERLLIVGVIIFFGYWVVNIYGRDWWYARNNPAAPSVVWESLAPGASAAELDRVLGQQLPVIAPAISAAAPDYLVPAQAFILPTASPTPTPDPMSLIPKRIIVPTMELDSPVREVFLRDGIWEVADYAVGYHHGTALPGKGNSVFAGHAGIRGSVFARLNELQIGQDIYVETADTRYHYQVQTIQQVWPNQVEVMYPTEQAIITMITCTAWDTQRLVVKARLIDQAALSS; from the coding sequence GTGGTACAACCGCCAACCATCGATTCGACACACGACGATTTGGGCTTGCTTCAAGAATTGCTGGCAGCACCACCACCAGTGCGTTCGTCATTGCATCGGCCAGCCCAACTCCGTTCGCTCAAAGAAGAGCGGAAAACTGCACTTCAGGGTTATCGTTTCCGTGGGGTGCTTGACGCTATTTTAGTGCGCTCGGAACGTTTGTTGATTGTTGGGGTAATCATCTTTTTTGGTTATTGGGTGGTCAACATCTACGGACGAGATTGGTGGTATGCCCGTAACAATCCGGCTGCTCCATCAGTGGTTTGGGAGTCACTCGCACCAGGAGCCAGTGCCGCTGAGCTGGATCGAGTGTTGGGCCAACAATTACCAGTGATTGCTCCCGCTATCAGTGCGGCAGCACCCGATTATCTTGTGCCTGCTCAGGCGTTTATCTTGCCAACAGCATCACCAACCCCAACGCCTGATCCCATGAGCTTGATTCCCAAACGGATTATCGTGCCAACAATGGAGCTTGATAGTCCAGTGCGTGAAGTATTTTTGCGCGATGGTATTTGGGAAGTTGCCGATTATGCAGTGGGTTATCATCATGGCACGGCCTTACCAGGCAAAGGCAATAGCGTTTTTGCTGGGCACGCAGGTATTCGCGGTAGTGTTTTCGCCCGCCTGAATGAACTTCAGATTGGTCAAGATATCTACGTCGAAACTGCCGATACCCGTTATCATTATCAAGTCCAAACAATTCAACAAGTTTGGCCAAACCAAGTCGAAGTTATGTATCCGACCGAGCAAGCAATTATTACAATGATCACATGTACTGCGTGGGATACCCAACGGTTGGTGGTCAAAGCTCGGCTGATTGATCAGGCAGCGCTCTCCTCTTAA
- the rpmI gene encoding 50S ribosomal protein L35: MPKMKTNKQAKRRFKITGTGKIMRTKGGKSHFRRRKSTRVKQALDKMFPVSPSDVKRLQRSLPYGLK; encoded by the coding sequence ATGCCGAAGATGAAAACCAACAAGCAGGCTAAACGCCGCTTTAAAATCACTGGCACCGGTAAGATTATGCGCACCAAGGGTGGCAAAAGCCACTTCCGCCGCCGCAAATCAACCCGTGTCAAGCAGGCTCTCGATAAGATGTTCCCAGTGAGCCCATCAGACGTGAAGCGTCTGCAACGCTCATTGCCTTACGGCCTGAAGTAG
- a CDS encoding c-type cytochrome, producing the protein MTKNIAVSLLFTLATVALLGFIWFGQTNDRLAATNLRQDALQLEFGQRNYEQYCATCHGLAGEGQGPGNRGASTLSDLQGRLGPGTEAFTRENGIQKKYGSLRNYVEAIISYGKTGTAMPAWKLQGMRDDQIKAIAAYVMSMQGGAITPAALESAKSWSATTEAGLPPTATPNEPPLDDPLAEAGKQTFNTYCISCHSKTDASGAGPGLAGLFGESGTKAFGTTLPNGNPVDDANVLDWIKNGGGGPGVGPDPQDGASYGAMPPQGQILSDDKILEVIAYLKTLTR; encoded by the coding sequence ATGACGAAAAACATTGCAGTTTCGCTGCTGTTTACCCTCGCAACAGTTGCTTTGCTTGGCTTTATCTGGTTTGGCCAAACCAACGATCGGTTGGCAGCCACCAATTTGCGCCAAGATGCTTTGCAATTGGAGTTCGGGCAGCGTAACTACGAACAATATTGTGCCACCTGCCACGGCTTGGCTGGCGAAGGCCAAGGCCCAGGCAATAGAGGTGCCTCAACTCTGTCCGATTTGCAAGGGCGCTTAGGCCCAGGCACCGAAGCTTTTACTCGCGAAAACGGCATTCAGAAAAAATACGGGTCGTTACGCAACTATGTTGAAGCAATTATTTCCTATGGCAAAACTGGCACAGCCATGCCCGCATGGAAATTGCAAGGCATGCGCGATGACCAAATCAAGGCGATCGCCGCATATGTGATGTCGATGCAAGGTGGTGCTATAACCCCAGCAGCCCTTGAGTCGGCTAAATCATGGTCGGCTACAACTGAAGCTGGTTTGCCACCAACCGCTACTCCCAATGAACCACCGTTGGATGATCCATTGGCGGAAGCTGGTAAGCAAACCTTCAATACCTACTGTATTAGCTGCCATAGCAAAACCGATGCAAGCGGGGCTGGCCCTGGCTTAGCTGGCTTGTTCGGCGAAAGCGGCACCAAGGCCTTTGGTACAACTCTACCCAACGGCAATCCAGTCGATGACGCAAACGTCTTAGATTGGATCAAAAATGGTGGTGGTGGCCCAGGCGTTGGCCCAGATCCCCAAGATGGCGCTTCGTATGGTGCTATGCCACCACAAGGCCAAATCCTAAGTGATGATAAGATTCTCGAAGTCATCGCCTACTTGAAGACATTGACTCGTTAA
- a CDS encoding RNA methyltransferase: MIDLITSTANHHVKYLRSLLRSRKDRHSERRFVVEGVRLVGDALNFAQPSLLLYVPEQLASTERGQQLLDQITQLPNAFATTPAILAGLSDVETPQGIIAVVPMPQFISQSASLILMLDGVQDPGNVGTLLRSAEAAGVGQVLCLQGTADVWSPKVVRSGMGVHFRLPIVDGLQWEAALPMIEHCQQRFAAVQDSTLAYDQADLTQPTVLIIGNEANGVSATTLSYASTLTIPMLGSLESLNAAVAGSVLLFEAARQRRKIIKDEG; encoded by the coding sequence TTGATCGACCTCATTACCAGCACTGCTAATCATCACGTTAAATACCTGCGTTCGTTGTTGCGTTCCCGCAAGGATCGTCACAGCGAGCGCAGGTTTGTTGTTGAAGGGGTGCGTTTGGTTGGCGATGCGCTCAATTTCGCCCAACCAAGTTTGTTGCTTTATGTGCCTGAGCAGTTGGCTAGCACTGAACGCGGCCAACAATTGCTCGATCAAATTACTCAATTGCCCAATGCTTTTGCAACAACCCCAGCAATTTTGGCTGGCCTCAGCGATGTTGAAACCCCCCAAGGCATCATCGCGGTTGTACCAATGCCTCAATTCATCAGCCAATCAGCCTCATTAATCTTGATGCTCGATGGCGTGCAAGATCCTGGCAATGTTGGCACATTGTTACGCTCAGCCGAAGCTGCTGGCGTTGGACAAGTGTTATGTTTGCAGGGCACTGCCGATGTGTGGAGTCCCAAAGTTGTGCGTTCAGGCATGGGCGTGCATTTTCGGCTACCAATCGTCGATGGCTTGCAGTGGGAGGCCGCATTACCCATGATTGAGCACTGCCAACAACGCTTCGCGGCGGTGCAGGATTCAACCTTGGCCTATGATCAGGCTGATTTGACCCAACCAACCGTGTTGATTATTGGTAATGAAGCTAACGGCGTTTCAGCTACTACTCTCAGCTATGCCAGCACCCTCACCATCCCTATGCTTGGCTCACTCGAATCGTTGAATGCTGCGGTTGCAGGCAGCGTGCTATTGTTCGAGGCCGCCCGCCAACGCCGGAAAATTATAAAGGATGAGGGATGA
- a CDS encoding YqiA/YcfP family alpha/beta fold hydrolase, translating into MRYLYCHGFASGPSSQKARWFAQQFAAQGHELIIPDLNRPSFKRLTISAQITYLQQLISMSDEPWYLLGSSLGGLVALHAAATIPQIERLVLLAPALYFAQNRRLMLGEATINQWQTAGWLEFYNYRDNALRAVHYGLIEDAEAYNSDNFSRNMPILIVHGTEDESVSHTQSQRFAQPREYVRLHTPSWDHGMLGHVAELWALIEQHLG; encoded by the coding sequence ATGCGCTATCTCTATTGCCATGGCTTCGCTTCTGGGCCTAGTTCGCAAAAGGCACGCTGGTTTGCCCAACAATTTGCGGCCCAAGGCCACGAATTAATCATCCCCGATTTGAACCGACCATCGTTTAAACGCTTAACTATCAGTGCTCAAATTACCTATTTGCAACAACTAATTAGCATGTCGGATGAGCCTTGGTATTTGCTTGGTTCGAGTTTGGGTGGCTTAGTGGCCTTGCATGCTGCCGCAACTATTCCGCAAATCGAACGCTTGGTTTTATTGGCTCCGGCGCTCTATTTCGCCCAAAATCGGCGCTTGATGCTAGGCGAGGCAACGATCAACCAATGGCAAACTGCGGGCTGGCTAGAATTTTATAATTATCGTGATAACGCGCTACGAGCGGTTCATTATGGCTTAATTGAAGATGCTGAGGCCTACAATAGCGATAATTTCTCGCGTAACATGCCAATTTTGATTGTGCATGGCACTGAAGATGAGAGCGTGAGCCACACCCAAAGCCAGCGGTTTGCTCAGCCGCGTGAGTATGTTCGCTTGCATACGCCCAGTTGGGATCACGGAATGCTTGGGCATGTGGCTGAGTTGTGGGCTTTGATCGAACAGCATCTTGGGTGA
- the rplT gene encoding 50S ribosomal protein L20 — MARIKRGIMTHKRHKKLLKQAKGFRGSRSHNYKTAHEAVMKALSYAFRDRRNRKRDFRRLWIVRINAAARLNGVSYSNLINGLNKAGIVIDRRQLADLAVRDAAAFTAIVAQAKQALA, encoded by the coding sequence ATGGCACGTATCAAACGTGGCATTATGACGCACAAGCGTCACAAGAAGCTTTTGAAGCAAGCCAAGGGTTTCCGTGGCAGTCGTTCCCACAACTATAAGACCGCTCACGAAGCAGTAATGAAGGCGCTTTCATACGCTTTCCGCGACCGCCGCAACCGCAAACGCGATTTCCGCCGCTTGTGGATCGTGCGGATCAACGCTGCTGCTCGCTTGAACGGCGTAAGCTATAGCAATTTGATCAATGGCTTGAACAAGGCTGGGATCGTGATCGATCGCCGCCAATTGGCCGACTTGGCTGTACGCGATGCTGCCGCTTTCACGGCAATTGTCGCTCAAGCCAAGCAAGCGTTGGCCTAG